One genomic segment of Longimicrobium sp. includes these proteins:
- a CDS encoding aldehyde dehydrogenase family protein has translation MQTPAAAAPAAPDANEQVAAAVARARAAQAAWGALTVRQRARKMRALRGLLIRRMDHVIAVIREETGKPAVEALGHEVMIVAGLIKAYEKRAPRVLRPKRVGTGILVNKGGTKIYQPFGVVGVISPWNFPFSMPGIPTVAALFAGNAVVIKPSEVTPRTGALLAELAREAIPGHPDLVQVVHGAGDAGAALVRSGVGKIAFIGSPGTGRKILAGAAETLTPVVMELGANDVSIVCEDADLERAAAGVVWGAISNAGQVCMSVERALVPERVYDRFAAAVRREMEALRVGGGDEEYDVGRLIFPPQQAIIQGTVDDAVAQGARVVLGGRAVSGDGLVYAPTLILDATPEMALNTHETFGPVLPLVRVKDEEEAVRIANSGRYGLNASVWTRSRRKGRKMAERLHAGMVMVNDVLINFGIPELPYGGVKESGFGRMMGDEGLLEFSQVKAIADTRVALRRELFWFPYRPKQLALLKRLARTVYGTRG, from the coding sequence ATGCAGACCCCCGCCGCCGCGGCACCCGCCGCGCCGGACGCGAACGAGCAGGTGGCCGCCGCCGTGGCGCGGGCGCGGGCGGCGCAGGCGGCGTGGGGCGCGCTCACCGTGCGGCAGCGCGCGCGGAAGATGCGCGCGCTGCGCGGCCTGCTGATCCGGCGCATGGACCACGTCATCGCCGTCATCCGCGAGGAAACGGGGAAACCCGCGGTCGAGGCGCTGGGCCACGAGGTGATGATCGTGGCCGGCCTCATCAAGGCGTACGAGAAGCGCGCCCCCCGCGTCCTCCGCCCGAAGCGCGTGGGGACGGGGATCCTGGTGAACAAGGGGGGGACGAAGATCTACCAGCCGTTCGGCGTGGTGGGGGTCATCTCCCCCTGGAACTTCCCCTTCTCCATGCCGGGGATCCCGACCGTGGCCGCGCTCTTCGCGGGGAACGCGGTCGTCATCAAGCCGTCCGAGGTCACGCCGCGCACCGGGGCGCTGCTGGCGGAGCTCGCGCGCGAGGCCATCCCCGGCCACCCGGACCTCGTGCAGGTCGTCCACGGCGCGGGGGATGCGGGCGCCGCGCTGGTGCGGAGCGGCGTGGGGAAGATCGCCTTCATCGGCTCGCCGGGAACGGGGCGAAAGATCCTGGCCGGCGCGGCGGAGACGCTCACGCCGGTGGTGATGGAGCTGGGCGCGAACGACGTCTCCATCGTGTGCGAGGACGCGGACCTGGAGCGCGCGGCGGCGGGAGTCGTCTGGGGCGCCATCTCCAACGCCGGGCAGGTGTGCATGTCGGTCGAGCGGGCGCTGGTGCCGGAGCGCGTCTACGACCGCTTCGCCGCCGCGGTGCGGCGCGAGATGGAGGCGCTGCGCGTGGGCGGCGGCGACGAGGAGTACGACGTGGGGCGCCTCATCTTCCCCCCGCAGCAGGCCATCATCCAGGGCACCGTGGACGACGCGGTGGCGCAGGGCGCGCGGGTGGTCCTGGGCGGCAGGGCGGTGAGCGGAGACGGCCTCGTCTACGCCCCCACGCTCATCCTGGATGCCACGCCGGAGATGGCGCTGAACACGCACGAAACCTTCGGCCCCGTGCTCCCGCTGGTGCGCGTGAAGGACGAGGAAGAGGCGGTGCGCATCGCCAACTCCGGCCGCTACGGGCTGAACGCCAGCGTGTGGACGCGCAGCCGGCGGAAAGGGCGGAAGATGGCCGAGCGGCTGCACGCCGGGATGGTGATGGTGAACGACGTGCTGATCAACTTCGGCATCCCCGAGCTGCCGTATGGCGGGGTGAAGGAGAGCGGCTTCGGGCGGATGATGGGCGACGAGGGGCTGCTGGAGTTCAGCCAGGTGAAGGCGATCGCCGACACCCGCGTCGCCCTCCGCCGCGAGCTCTTCTGGTTCCCCTACCGCCCCAAACAGCTCGCGCTGCTGAAGCGCCTCGCGCGCACGGTGTACGGGACGCGGGGGTGA